The following are encoded in a window of Ruminiclostridium herbifermentans genomic DNA:
- a CDS encoding glycoside hydrolase family 9 protein encodes MKSFIFKKAAFLLAIAILISAFPITDSFAYWEVIASNFDKGEGLPWHVVVNEPAKAISDISDGKYKITILNAGLNRWDIMFRHRGLTIEKGHQYKVKFTVVASENCKIYAKVGDQGEPFEEYWNYNNRSWSPINLQANVPLTVEENFTMYNATKDVCEFSFFLGGDMSLSEQQYTVAFDDIYLIDLLAPPPPPLPSEPTNEIRVNQEGYFPTLNKIATLVSDSTTPVSWNLVNSAGKIVASGSSKVKGLDTSSGDNVHIIDFSSYMTVGSGYKLISGEFESLPFDISNELYSDLKYDAIKYFYHNRSGINIQMPYADKSELSRSAINPKDVVSLDPRNSNTDNYTLDITGGWNDDEGNGKCVVNSSIATWTLMNKYEQALYNGNVEVSPYADITMNIPESGNGIPDILDEARYNLQAMLKMQVPAGKSLSGMVHHKVSDRRVLSLTGVETVRFLQPPSTAATLDLAAVAAQASRLFKNYDSEFANQCLVAAETAWDAAIANPELFVPFTYGVLDKEYGDDYVGDEFYWAASELYITTGKAKYLDYIKNSQHFLEVPTKLTEGIDIDTTGCFDWCNTAGMGTLSLSMAPTKLTVSDFKTIKENIIKAADKFIAIADSQGYGVPIEECAIDNSGSRGFPYCSNSYILNEAIVMAYAYELSGNIKYLNGMTSAMDYILGRNPMLQSYITGYGDNPLENPHHMYWSYQDDNSTPKPPAGVLSSGPNSGLQDSWVKGTGWNSRTRPPEKCFMDNIYSWSTNDSELNLNAPLVWVSAYLDENVIKTPPPPPPFFGDINDDDSIDALDLAAVKKYLLSQGDFLLNVERADVNGDGSVDALDYALLKQYLLGIIKYFPVEEMRV; translated from the coding sequence ATGAAGAGTTTTATTTTTAAGAAAGCTGCATTTTTACTGGCAATTGCAATATTAATTTCTGCGTTTCCTATAACAGATTCATTTGCATATTGGGAAGTAATTGCAAGCAACTTTGACAAAGGAGAGGGCCTTCCATGGCACGTAGTAGTTAATGAACCAGCTAAAGCTATTTCCGACATTTCAGATGGCAAGTACAAAATTACAATATTAAATGCGGGATTGAACAGATGGGATATTATGTTTCGCCATAGGGGGCTTACAATTGAAAAGGGTCACCAGTATAAAGTTAAATTTACTGTAGTTGCATCAGAAAATTGCAAGATTTATGCAAAAGTTGGTGACCAAGGAGAACCTTTTGAAGAATACTGGAATTATAATAACAGAAGCTGGTCTCCAATAAATTTACAGGCCAATGTACCTTTAACGGTTGAAGAGAATTTTACAATGTATAATGCTACAAAAGATGTTTGTGAATTTTCTTTCTTTCTAGGAGGAGATATGAGTTTATCTGAGCAGCAGTATACAGTAGCTTTTGATGATATATATCTTATAGATTTATTAGCACCGCCGCCTCCGCCACTTCCATCCGAGCCAACTAATGAAATTCGTGTGAACCAAGAAGGATATTTCCCAACATTAAATAAGATTGCTACTTTAGTTTCTGATTCAACAACTCCTGTAAGTTGGAATTTAGTAAATAGTGCAGGTAAGATTGTCGCATCAGGCAGTTCAAAAGTAAAAGGGCTTGATACCTCATCAGGCGACAATGTACACATAATAGACTTTTCGTCGTACATGACTGTAGGTAGTGGCTATAAGCTGATTTCAGGAGAGTTTGAGAGTCTGCCTTTTGATATTAGTAATGAATTATATTCAGATTTGAAATATGATGCTATAAAGTATTTCTACCATAATAGGAGTGGAATTAATATCCAGATGCCTTATGCAGACAAAAGTGAACTCTCACGTAGTGCGATAAATCCAAAGGATGTTGTTAGTCTTGATCCTAGAAATAGTAATACTGATAATTACACTCTTGATATTACTGGTGGATGGAATGATGACGAAGGCAACGGAAAGTGTGTGGTTAATAGCAGTATAGCAACATGGACTTTGATGAATAAATATGAGCAAGCATTGTATAATGGAAATGTTGAAGTTTCACCTTATGCAGACATTACTATGAATATTCCGGAGAGCGGAAACGGTATTCCAGATATTCTTGATGAGGCACGTTATAATTTACAGGCAATGCTAAAAATGCAAGTGCCCGCAGGTAAATCATTATCAGGAATGGTACATCATAAGGTGAGCGATAGACGTGTTCTTTCCTTGACAGGAGTAGAAACAGTTCGTTTTTTACAGCCACCAAGTACTGCTGCTACATTGGATTTAGCTGCAGTTGCGGCTCAAGCTTCACGTCTCTTTAAAAATTATGATAGCGAATTTGCTAACCAATGTCTTGTAGCAGCAGAAACAGCATGGGATGCAGCTATTGCTAACCCGGAACTATTTGTACCATTCACATATGGAGTTTTAGATAAGGAATATGGTGATGATTATGTGGGCGATGAATTTTACTGGGCAGCAAGTGAATTATATATTACAACAGGAAAGGCTAAGTACTTGGACTATATAAAGAATTCACAGCACTTCTTAGAAGTTCCTACTAAGCTAACAGAAGGTATAGACATTGACACAACAGGTTGCTTTGATTGGTGTAATACTGCTGGAATGGGAACGCTATCACTATCTATGGCTCCAACTAAATTAACAGTTTCAGATTTTAAAACAATTAAAGAAAACATAATAAAGGCTGCTGATAAGTTTATAGCTATAGCTGATTCACAGGGATATGGTGTGCCAATTGAGGAATGTGCTATTGATAATTCTGGTTCGAGGGGCTTCCCATATTGCTCAAACTCATATATTTTGAATGAAGCTATTGTAATGGCTTATGCATATGAGTTAAGTGGAAATATTAAATATTTAAATGGAATGACTAGTGCTATGGACTATATCTTAGGAAGAAACCCTATGTTACAGAGTTACATAACTGGATATGGAGATAATCCACTTGAAAATCCACATCATATGTATTGGTCATACCAAGATGACAATTCAACACCTAAACCACCTGCAGGTGTTCTGTCAAGTGGACCTAATTCTGGGCTGCAGGATTCTTGGGTTAAGGGTACTGGCTGGAACTCAAGGACGAGACCGCCAGAGAAATGCTTTATGGATAATATATATTCTTGGTCAACAAATGATTCTGAACTTAATTTAAATGCACCACTGGTATGGGTATCTGCTTACCTAGATGAGAATGTTATTAAGACACCGCCGCCACCACCACCTTTCTTTGGAGATATTAATGATGATGATAGTATAGATGCATTAGATTTAGCGGCTGTAAAGAAATACTTGTTATCACAAGGTGATTTTTTATTAAATGTAGAGAGAGCAGATGTAAATGGAGATGGTTCTGTTGATGCTTTAGATTATGCATTGCTCAAGCAGTATTTATTAGGAATCATTAAGTATTTCCCGGTAGAAGAAATGAGAGTATAA